A section of the Methanosarcina mazei S-6 genome encodes:
- a CDS encoding serpin family protein — MSRIKIILLACMLALLFSGCVENSAVFEKNTATLKENTINADSVRGYDIASANNAFAFDMYSQLTQQVTGDYENILFSPYSISAAMAICYEGAENTTKEQISNVFYFPTNKTVLKVRLERINDRINSGSGDYELQTANALWIQEGYPVKEEYLFNVKKYYDGEVANLDFVRKPDDSRNTINEWVETRTSDKIKDLVPKSMITPDTRIIITNAIYFNGKWAYTFDKQLTEKRAFYPANGEEASVDMMYMYNNFNYGENSKAKIIELPYKGNDLSMYIVLPKDNNIKEFETEFTINDYTELKNEMDSTVNVDILIPKFKFETKTELSDSFVEMGVVDAFRQANFSGISNSPLKVSEVIHQTFIDVKEEGTEAAAATGVGMTVGMDFSWDSKQREFKADHPFMFFIEDRRTNCILFMGKVEYPEYKNDT, encoded by the coding sequence ATGTCCAGAATAAAAATAATTCTTCTTGCGTGTATGTTAGCTCTTCTATTCTCCGGCTGTGTGGAAAATTCGGCGGTATTTGAGAAAAATACAGCTACTCTTAAAGAAAATACAATAAATGCGGATTCAGTCAGGGGCTATGACATAGCTTCTGCAAACAATGCTTTTGCTTTTGATATGTATTCACAGCTGACGCAACAGGTAACTGGAGACTATGAAAACATCTTATTTTCCCCGTACAGCATTTCTGCTGCCATGGCAATCTGTTACGAAGGGGCGGAGAACACCACGAAGGAGCAAATATCAAACGTATTTTATTTCCCTACCAACAAAACCGTTTTGAAAGTACGTCTGGAGAGAATAAACGACAGGATCAATTCCGGAAGCGGCGATTATGAACTCCAAACTGCAAATGCGCTCTGGATACAGGAGGGCTACCCTGTAAAAGAAGAATATCTTTTCAATGTGAAAAAATACTATGACGGAGAAGTAGCTAACCTTGATTTCGTGAGAAAACCGGATGATTCCAGAAATACCATTAATGAATGGGTAGAAACCAGAACCAGCGATAAAATCAAGGATCTGGTTCCAAAAAGTATGATTACGCCTGACACCCGAATAATTATTACAAATGCAATTTACTTTAACGGAAAATGGGCATACACATTTGATAAGCAGCTTACGGAAAAGAGAGCTTTTTATCCGGCAAATGGGGAAGAAGCCTCTGTTGATATGATGTATATGTATAACAATTTTAATTATGGCGAAAACTCAAAGGCAAAAATCATAGAATTGCCTTATAAAGGCAATGACTTATCTATGTACATTGTGCTTCCGAAAGACAATAACATCAAAGAATTTGAAACAGAATTCACAATTAACGATTATACAGAACTTAAAAATGAAATGGATTCCACAGTAAACGTGGATATTTTAATTCCGAAATTTAAGTTTGAGACTAAAACAGAACTTTCGGACTCCTTTGTCGAAATGGGCGTTGTCGACGCCTTCAGGCAGGCAAATTTTTCAGGCATAAGTAATAGCCCATTAAAAGTATCCGAAGTAATTCATCAAACATTTATAGATGTGAAGGAAGAAGGAACAGAAGCTGCCGCAGCAACAGGGGTTGGGATGACAGTAGGTATGGATTTCTCATGGGATTCCAAACAAAGGGAATTCAAAGCCGACCATCCGTTCATGTTTTTCATAGAAGACAGAAGGACAAACTGCATCCTTTTCATGGGAAAAGTCGAATACCCCGAGTATAAGAACGACACATGA